A region of Mammaliicoccus sp. Dog046 DNA encodes the following proteins:
- the leuB gene encoding 3-isopropylmalate dehydrogenase, whose amino-acid sequence MTYKITALPGDGIGPEILTGSLEVLELLSKKYDFTYELVTKDFGGIAIDKHGEPLPPDTLESCKNSDAILLGAVGGPKWTDPKNRPEHGLLGIRKALNLFANIRPTIVTPSTAHLSPLKENIVKDTDLIIVRELTGGLYFGEPKYFNDEQAVDTLTYSQEEISRIAHVAFKLAAKRNKLVTSVDKENVLSSSKLWRQTLEQVSKEYPEVELKHLLVDACSMHLITNPKQFDVIVTENLFGDILSDEASVIPGSLGLSPSASFGENGPSLYEPIHGSAPDIAGQNKANPSGMLLSLAMCIRESFNQPECAQHLEDIVFSTIQQGIATKDLGGNNSTSEVFEAIKKSI is encoded by the coding sequence ATGACATACAAAATCACTGCCCTACCCGGTGATGGTATCGGCCCAGAGATATTAACAGGTAGTTTAGAAGTACTAGAATTACTTTCAAAGAAATATGATTTTACTTATGAACTAGTTACTAAAGATTTTGGAGGTATCGCCATTGATAAACATGGCGAGCCTTTACCTCCAGATACTTTAGAATCATGTAAAAATAGTGATGCTATTTTATTAGGTGCTGTCGGTGGACCTAAATGGACAGATCCAAAGAACAGACCTGAACATGGTTTACTAGGTATTAGAAAAGCATTAAATTTATTTGCAAATATTAGACCTACAATCGTAACACCATCAACAGCGCATCTTTCACCACTAAAAGAAAATATTGTTAAAGATACAGATTTAATCATCGTTCGTGAATTAACTGGAGGTTTGTACTTTGGTGAACCAAAATATTTCAATGACGAACAAGCTGTAGATACTTTAACTTATTCTCAAGAAGAAATATCACGTATTGCGCATGTTGCTTTTAAATTAGCTGCAAAGCGAAATAAATTAGTTACATCTGTTGATAAAGAAAATGTACTTAGTTCTTCAAAATTATGGAGACAAACTTTAGAACAAGTTTCTAAGGAGTATCCTGAAGTTGAATTAAAACATTTACTTGTAGACGCTTGTAGTATGCATTTAATAACAAATCCAAAGCAATTTGACGTCATTGTTACAGAAAATTTATTTGGAGATATATTAAGTGATGAAGCATCTGTTATACCAGGATCATTAGGTTTATCCCCTTCTGCAAGTTTTGGAGAAAATGGACCTAGTCTATATGAACCTATACACGGTTCTGCTCCTGATATTGCTGGACAAAACAAAGCTAATCCAAGTGGAATGCTTTTATCTTTAGCAATGTGTATCAGAGAAAGTTTCAATCAACCTGAATGTGCACAACATTTGGAAGATATCGTTTTTAGTACAATTCAACAAGGTATTGCAACTAAAGATTTAGGTGGAAATAATAGTACGTCTGAAGTCTTCGAAGCAATTAAAAAATCAATATAA
- the ilvC gene encoding ketol-acid reductoisomerase: protein MTKVFYDNTVTEDALQGKKIAVVGYGSQGHAHAQNLKDNGYDVVIGIRPGKSFDQAKEDGFEVYPVAEAVQQSEVVMVLLPDEIQGKVYHEEIEPHLEDGNALVFAHGFNVHFKVIQPSETVDVFLVAPKGPGHLVRRTFTEGSAVPALYAVYQDATGKATQLALSYAKGIGATRAGVIGTTFEEETETDLFGEQAVLCGGATKLIQSGFETLVEAGYQPEIAYFEVLHEMKLIVDLMYEGGMENMRYSISNTAEFGDYVSGERVITPDVKDNMKEVLKDIQTGAFSDRFIKDNENGFEEFLKMRKQQQGHQIESVGRELRDMMPFVKAKSIQSK, encoded by the coding sequence ATGACTAAAGTATTTTATGACAACACGGTGACAGAAGACGCATTACAAGGTAAAAAAATTGCAGTTGTTGGGTATGGTTCACAAGGACATGCACATGCACAAAACTTAAAAGACAATGGCTATGATGTCGTTATCGGTATTCGTCCTGGTAAATCATTTGATCAAGCTAAGGAAGATGGATTTGAAGTTTATCCAGTAGCTGAAGCAGTTCAACAATCTGAAGTTGTAATGGTTCTATTACCAGATGAAATCCAAGGAAAAGTATATCATGAAGAAATTGAACCTCACCTTGAAGACGGAAATGCTTTAGTATTTGCTCATGGTTTCAATGTTCATTTCAAAGTTATTCAACCATCTGAAACTGTTGATGTATTTTTAGTAGCACCTAAAGGCCCAGGTCATTTAGTAAGACGTACATTTACTGAAGGAAGCGCAGTTCCAGCACTATACGCTGTATATCAAGATGCTACAGGTAAAGCAACACAATTAGCATTAAGTTATGCAAAAGGTATTGGCGCAACTAGAGCCGGTGTTATTGGTACAACTTTCGAAGAAGAAACAGAAACAGATTTATTCGGTGAACAAGCTGTTCTATGTGGTGGCGCAACTAAATTAATTCAATCAGGTTTCGAAACATTAGTTGAAGCGGGTTACCAACCAGAAATCGCTTATTTCGAAGTATTACACGAAATGAAATTAATTGTTGATTTAATGTATGAAGGCGGAATGGAAAACATGCGTTATTCTATTTCAAATACTGCAGAATTTGGAGATTATGTATCAGGTGAACGTGTCATTACTCCAGATGTTAAAGACAATATGAAAGAAGTCCTAAAAGACATCCAAACTGGTGCTTTCAGTGACCGCTTCATTAAAGATAACGAAAATGGTTTTGAAGAATTCTTGAAAATGCGTAAACAGCAACAAGGACATCAAATTGAATCAGTTGGTAGAGAATTACGTGACATGATGCCATTCGTTAAAGCTAAAAGTATTCAATCTAAATAA
- a CDS encoding 2-isopropylmalate synthase → MSDHIQIFDTTLRDGEQTPGVNFSFDERLKIAKQLEKWGVDVIEAGFPASSEGSFKSVESIAQALTTTAVCGLARCKKSDIDAVHESTKDAQHRQIHIFLATSPIHLEFKLKMTEDEVLASITENVTYAKSIFDKVQFSPEDATRTPLPFLIKAVQTAVDAGADIINIPDTVGYSYPSEYGQLFKTLTETVTSDHEVIYSSHCHDDLGLAVANSLAAFENGARRVEGAINGIGERAGNTALEEIALALHVRQDHYDLSTNINLSETKNMSDMVSRYSGLRVPRNKAIVGQNAFSHESGIHQDGILKNPETYEIMTPQLVGVKKNALPLGKLSGKHAFNEKLTELGYDLSPDEQVEVFKQFKSVADKKKQVTDRDIHAILQGSEHEENAYYKVNALQLQFVSNGLQSAVVVIEDKDGRTYQDSSIGSGSIISIYNAIDRIFDYEPELQIYRIESITEGTDAQAEVHVQVDFGDETFTGIGIDYDILYASCKAYVEAHAKYSENRVKEGVKS, encoded by the coding sequence ATGTCAGATCATATTCAAATATTCGATACAACGCTAAGAGATGGAGAGCAAACACCGGGGGTTAACTTTTCATTTGATGAACGTCTCAAAATTGCTAAACAATTAGAAAAATGGGGCGTTGATGTAATTGAAGCAGGGTTCCCTGCTTCAAGTGAAGGTAGCTTCAAATCTGTAGAAAGTATTGCACAAGCATTAACAACGACTGCAGTTTGTGGTTTAGCTAGATGTAAAAAGTCTGACATTGATGCCGTTCATGAATCTACAAAAGATGCACAACATAGACAAATTCATATTTTCTTAGCAACTAGCCCTATTCATTTAGAATTTAAATTAAAAATGACAGAAGATGAAGTATTAGCATCTATCACTGAAAATGTAACTTATGCTAAATCAATTTTTGATAAAGTACAATTTTCACCGGAAGATGCAACACGAACACCTCTTCCATTTTTAATTAAAGCTGTTCAAACAGCTGTTGATGCTGGTGCAGATATTATCAATATTCCGGATACTGTAGGTTATTCTTATCCGTCAGAATATGGTCAACTCTTTAAGACTTTAACTGAAACTGTTACAAGTGATCATGAAGTCATCTATAGTTCCCACTGCCATGATGATTTAGGATTAGCAGTCGCAAATAGTCTTGCTGCTTTTGAAAATGGCGCGCGTAGAGTTGAAGGTGCAATTAATGGTATTGGTGAGCGTGCGGGTAATACTGCTTTAGAAGAAATTGCACTTGCACTTCACGTTCGTCAAGATCATTATGACCTATCTACTAATATCAACTTATCTGAAACTAAAAATATGAGTGATATGGTGAGTAGATATTCTGGATTACGTGTTCCAAGAAACAAAGCAATTGTCGGACAGAATGCATTTAGTCATGAGTCTGGCATTCATCAAGATGGCATACTGAAAAATCCTGAAACATACGAAATTATGACACCACAACTCGTCGGTGTGAAAAAGAATGCACTCCCACTAGGAAAACTTTCTGGTAAACATGCATTTAATGAAAAATTAACTGAACTTGGTTATGATTTATCACCTGACGAACAAGTTGAAGTGTTTAAACAATTCAAATCAGTTGCAGATAAGAAAAAACAAGTAACCGATCGTGATATACACGCCATTCTACAAGGTAGTGAACACGAAGAAAATGCTTATTATAAAGTTAATGCCCTACAATTACAGTTTGTATCCAATGGTTTACAAAGTGCAGTAGTCGTCATTGAAGATAAAGATGGACGTACTTATCAAGACTCATCTATAGGTTCTGGTTCTATCATCTCTATATATAATGCGATTGACCGTATCTTTGATTATGAACCTGAATTACAAATCTATCGTATTGAATCCATTACTGAAGGTACGGATGCTCAAGCAGAAGTACATGTTCAAGTTGATTTTGGAGATGAAACCTTTACTGGTATTGGTATTGATTATGATATTTTATATGCATCATGTAAGGCATATGTAGAGGCACATGCTAAATATAGCGAAAACAGAGTGAAGGAAGGCGTAAAGTCATGA
- the ilvN gene encoding acetolactate synthase small subunit translates to MKRTIQTQVLDRAGTLNRLTSIFVRRQYNIVSLSATPTETEGISNVTFIVDVQEESSSETIIKQLEKQVNVISALDITETNIFNRELILIKLGHPTDFKSFEKLIKPYENQLTILKDVEDHIYLQAFGTHQTIENLLDDLKIYPVTQVSRTGSAGLL, encoded by the coding sequence ATGAAAAGAACGATTCAGACACAAGTACTCGATCGCGCGGGTACACTCAACAGACTTACAAGTATCTTTGTAAGAAGACAATACAACATTGTTTCTCTTTCAGCGACGCCTACTGAAACTGAAGGTATTTCTAACGTAACATTTATTGTCGACGTTCAAGAAGAAAGTAGTTCAGAAACAATCATTAAGCAATTAGAGAAACAAGTGAATGTTATTTCTGCATTAGATATAACTGAAACAAATATTTTCAATAGAGAGCTCATACTCATTAAGTTAGGTCACCCTACTGACTTTAAATCTTTTGAAAAATTAATTAAACCATATGAAAATCAACTCACAATTTTAAAAGATGTTGAAGATCATATATATTTACAAGCGTTTGGAACCCATCAAACAATAGAAAATCTATTGGATGATTTAAAAATATATCCCGTGACACAAGTGTCACGAACAGGTTCTGCAGGATTATTATAA